The Prevotella sp. oral taxon 299 str. F0039 genome has a segment encoding these proteins:
- a CDS encoding glycosyltransferase family 39 protein produces the protein MRRNLLLIVSILTVLPFIGLTLFYSKGEPREAVVALSMLNDGNWILPINNGGDIPYKPPFFHWCIALASLLQGYVSEFTARFPSALSLIATTLGTYCFYSKRKDSVIAMIAAFLVLTNFEYHRAGMASRVDMMLAFFIVMALFLFYRWWEKGAQRLPYGAIIAMTGGVLTKGPIGLILPCLVMWTFFLLRGENLFRTTLRFTLYGIMACIVPALWYIAAYKQGGDTFLALVIEENFGRMMGKMTYDSHIHPFTYNFTSLLAGWLPYTLLALIGLFFVSWKDGMRQLKVCFKNTKGSKKVAILLEKAKKSDPLELFSWLSFGLILLFFCFPSSKRSTYLLPCYPFMAYLLARYILWLASEKQRALRLFITIMCIIGIIFTTAFVIIRMDLVPPSLLNGKHALNNILMLRSLSASNLNVFEWFLALLPMLLGIGLLVWLEIKRNSLWAHELLVAMFLPVFALYFTLDGVILPRLLATQSDKEVGEYIMYHYPKEPLYSYIESNMMHFFCMNFYANNRIRQFDLDHPKNGILLISESEINKWMKKYPTYQFKLIAKTQRKRTETKDIILFIRFERR, from the coding sequence ATGCGCAGAAATTTACTCCTTATAGTGAGCATTCTTACAGTGCTTCCTTTCATTGGTTTAACTCTATTCTACTCGAAAGGAGAACCAAGAGAGGCTGTTGTTGCATTGTCAATGTTAAACGATGGAAACTGGATTCTACCCATAAACAATGGCGGAGACATTCCTTATAAACCACCATTTTTTCACTGGTGCATTGCTCTTGCGTCATTATTACAAGGCTATGTCAGTGAGTTCACGGCACGTTTCCCATCTGCTTTATCGCTCATTGCAACCACTTTAGGCACTTATTGTTTTTATTCCAAGCGCAAAGATTCTGTCATTGCAATGATTGCAGCCTTTCTTGTACTCACAAACTTTGAGTATCACCGAGCTGGAATGGCATCAAGAGTAGACATGATGCTGGCTTTTTTCATAGTGATGGCATTGTTTCTATTCTACAGATGGTGGGAAAAAGGAGCTCAAAGATTACCCTATGGCGCAATAATAGCAATGACAGGCGGTGTGTTAACCAAAGGTCCCATAGGCTTAATCTTACCTTGTTTGGTAATGTGGACATTCTTTTTATTGCGTGGTGAAAATCTCTTTAGAACCACATTACGCTTTACGTTATATGGAATAATGGCGTGCATTGTTCCCGCTTTGTGGTATATTGCAGCCTACAAGCAAGGTGGCGATACCTTTTTAGCATTGGTGATAGAAGAGAATTTCGGACGAATGATGGGCAAAATGACTTACGACTCGCACATACATCCATTCACTTACAACTTCACTTCACTATTAGCGGGTTGGCTTCCTTACACCCTTTTGGCTTTAATTGGCTTATTCTTTGTTTCTTGGAAAGATGGAATGAGACAATTGAAAGTGTGCTTTAAGAACACAAAAGGAAGCAAAAAAGTAGCAATACTATTAGAAAAAGCAAAGAAATCAGATCCTCTTGAATTGTTTTCGTGGCTCTCTTTTGGTTTAATATTGTTGTTTTTCTGCTTCCCTTCAAGCAAACGTAGCACCTATTTATTACCTTGCTATCCCTTTATGGCTTATCTCTTGGCACGTTATATATTGTGGCTTGCCAGCGAAAAACAACGTGCCTTACGCCTGTTTATAACCATCATGTGCATTATTGGCATTATTTTTACCACTGCTTTTGTTATTATTAGAATGGATTTGGTGCCTCCAAGTTTGTTAAATGGTAAGCATGCGCTCAATAATATACTGATGTTGCGTTCACTTTCAGCAAGTAATCTCAATGTATTTGAATGGTTTTTAGCATTACTTCCAATGCTATTGGGAATTGGTTTGTTAGTTTGGTTGGAGATTAAACGAAACTCTTTATGGGCACACGAACTACTTGTTGCAATGTTCTTACCTGTCTTTGCATTGTATTTCACCCTCGATGGCGTTATACTCCCACGTTTATTGGCTACTCAAAGCGATAAAGAAGTAGGAGAATACATTATGTATCACTACCCCAAGGAACCTCTTTATAGCTATATTGAGAGTAATATGATGCACTTTTTTTGCATGAATTTCTATGCAAACAATCGTATTCGACAATTCGATCTCGACCACCCAAAGAACGGAATACTGCTCATTTCGGAAAGTGAAATAAACAAATGGATGAAGAAATATCCTACTTATCAATTTAAGTTGATTGCAAAAACACAACGAAAGAGAACAGAAACTAAGGATATTATTTTATTTATTCGATTTGAAAGAAGATAA